The following proteins are encoded in a genomic region of Glycine soja cultivar W05 chromosome 17, ASM419377v2, whole genome shotgun sequence:
- the LOC114391948 gene encoding acidic leucine-rich nuclear phosphoprotein 32 family member B-like codes for MEVQIPNHTVFDMPSLLQAVVADTVLAAAQSIALIGYLLTNGTSSVSPNLTEVDGRFPLEDLFGRKRAYLQNKNSETEDEEDGDEDDEDGPDEDEDGDDEEFSGEEGDEGGDPEDEANGEGSDDGDEDDDGDDNGDEEDDDDGEDEEEDEEEDEEETPQPPPTKKRK; via the exons ATGGAGGTTCAGATTCCAAATCACACTGTTTTCGACATGCCTTCACTTCTCCAAGCTGTGGTCGCCGACACTGTTCTCGCCGCTGCTCAATCTATTGCTTTG ATTGGATATCTGCTTACTAATGGCACTAGTTCAGTGTCACCAAATTTGACTGAAGTGGATGGAAG GTTTCCTTTAGAAGACCTTTTTGGGAGGAAACGTGCTTATCTACAAAACAAGAATAGTGAAACAGAGGACGAGGAGGATGGAGATGAGGATGATGAAGATGGACCTGACGAGGATGAGGATGGAGATGACGAAGAATTCTCAGGTGAAGAAGGCGATGAAGGAGGGGACCCTGAAGATGAGGCTAATGGTGAAGGAAGTGATGATGGGGATGAGGATGATGATGGCGATGACAACGGCGAcgaggaagatgatgatgacggagaagatgaagaggaggatgaggaggaagatgaagaggaGACCCCACAACCACCTCCTACTAAGAAGAGAAAGTGA
- the LOC114393710 gene encoding ubiquitin carboxyl-terminal hydrolase 22-like, whose product MSSKINGQISPQPCPHLAEFRRTSAKPFLALHNCLRIKPPGGRAALRRDPDEVPRCCSCGLSAPSRLYACVTCAAIFCHSSTGVGLSHAAAHAASMPPGHQIAVDVDRAELFCCACHDQVYDRDFDAAVVIAQTAASTLGGDPPPPIPSPQPENLRKKRRVDYRPWAPDLRERALIGSCSVPIAGAGTVADLSPDLPRGLRGLNNLGNTCFMNSVLQALLHTPPLRNYFLSDRHNRYFCQKKNNGDVDGALKRSGGNNGNKNARTCLACDMDAMFSSVFSGDRAPYSPAKFLYSWWQHAANLATYEQQDAHEFFISMLDGIHEKVEKVRCKPHSEGNGDCCIAHKVFSGILRSDVTCMACGFTSTTYDPCIDISLDLEPNQGGSTKITTASSNHSCNGEPDCMNSSQNCGTSTLMGCLKRFTRAERLGSDQKFFCRQCQVRQETLKQMSIRKLPLVSCFHIKRFEHSSTRKMSRKVDRYLQFPFSLDMSPYLSSTILRNRFGNRIFPFDGDEPDASDELCSEFELFAVVTHSGKLDAGHYVTYLRLSNQWYKCDDAWVTQVDENIVRAAQCYMMFYVQKMLYYKATDKQVAS is encoded by the exons ATGTCCTCCAAGATCAACGGTCAGATTTCTCCCCAGCCCTGTCCCCACTTGGCCGAGTTCCGCCGCACCTCCGCCAAGCCATTCCTAGCCCTCCACAACTGCCTCCGGATCAAGCCCCCCGGCGGCCGCGCCGCCCTCCGCCGCGATCCCGACGAGGTCCCTCGCTGCTGTTCCTGTGGCCTCTCCGCCCCTTCCCGCCTCTACGCCTGCGTCACCTGCGCCGCCATCTTCTGTCACTCATCCACCGGCGTCGGCCTCTCCCACGCCGCCGCTCACGCCGCCTCAATGCCGCCCGGCCACCAGATCGCCGTCGACGTCGACCGCGCCGAGCTCTTCTGCTGCGCGTGTCACGACCAGGTCTACGATCGCGACTTCGACGCCGCCGTCGTGATCGCTCAGACCGCCGCGTCAACTCTCGGCGGCGATCCTCCGCCGCCGATCCCGTCGCCACAGCCGGAGAATCTCCGAAAGAAGCGCCGCGTAGATTACCGGCCTTGGGCGCCGGATCTGCGCGAGCGCGCTCTGATCGGAAGCTGCTCTGTCCCGATCGCCGGCGCTGGCACCGTCGCCGATCTTTCGCCGGATTTGCCGCGCGGATTGCGCGGATTGAACAATTTGGGGAACACGTGCTTCATGAACTCGGTGTTGCAAGCGCTGCTTCACACGCCGCCGTTGCGGAATTACTTCTTGAGCGATAGGCACAATCGGTATTTCTGCCAGAAGAAAAACAACGGTGACGTTGACGGTGCTTTGAAGAGAAGTGGCGGCAACAATGGGAACAAGAATGCGCGAACATGCTTGGCTTGCGATATGGATGCTATGTTCTCTTCTGTGTTTTCTGGAGATCGTGCACCTTATAGCCCCGCTAAGTTTTTATACAG TTGGTGGCAGCACGCAGCAAACCTTGCCACTTATGAACAACAGGATGCACATGAGTTTTTCATTTCCATGCTTGATGGAATCCATGAGAAGGTGGAGAAGGTTAGGTGTAAGCCACATAGTGAAG GCAATGGTGACTGTTGTATTGCTCATAAAGTATTCTCTGGTATCTTGCGATCAGATGTTACATGTATGGCCTGTGGTTTCACATCAACTACTTATGACCCATGCATAGACATCTCACTGGACTTGGAACCGAATCAAGGGGGTTCTACCAAAATTACTACTGCATCATCCAATCATTCTTGCAATGGTGAGCCAGATTGCATGAATTCAAGCCAAAACTGTGGAACATCTACCCTGATGGGATGCTTGAAGAGATTTACAAGAGCAGAAAGATTGGGGTCAGACCAAAAATTTTTCTGTCGGCAGTGTCAGGTGAGGCAAGAAACTCTCAAACAGATGTCCATTAGGAAGCTTCCCCTTGTTTCTTGCTTCCATATAAAAAGATTTGAGCACTCTTCAACAAGAAAGATGTCAAGGAAAGTGGATCGCTACCTGCAGTTCCCATTTTCACTGGACATGTCTCCTTATCTATCATCAACAATTTTAAGGAATCGATTTGGGAATAGGATCTTTCCTTTTGATGGGGATGAGCCGGATGCTTCAGATGAGTTGTGTTCAGAGTTTGAGTTGTTTGCCGTTGTCACGCACAGTGGTAAGCTAGACGCTGGCCATTATGTCACTTATCTGCGATTAAGTAATCAGTGGTACAAGTGTGATGATGCCTGGGTTACTCAAGTAGATGAGAACATTGTGAGGGCTGCACAGTGTTACATGATGTTCTATGTACAGAAGATGCTTTACTATAAAGCAACTGATAAACAGGTTGCCTCATGA
- the LOC114392010 gene encoding E3 ubiquitin-protein ligase RING1-like, producing the protein MNPMMIEPANISSSSSFNINPKIVEERMGPYHIRVINEQVVKPNPRDTLRFDVTVTLRQFSIYDWRLRLIRTSTLLETSTSISFQSLFEDNQDFLLSVLSNPECSHYFIPRSFDQISRNIVSVVQRALEVQSSPSSAESADFECEGFPLTLDIFVDTLEKVDEGRLALIEEESIQQEVAMIPASNEAIHSLQAFTDPLFLKTEKCNICMDEFYAQEGNEDDVKLLSSSSMPCGHVFHHQCIVKWLQTSHTCPLCRYPMPSVHD; encoded by the coding sequence ATGAACCCAATGATGATCGAACCTGCAAACATTAGTTCTTCGTCATCCTTCAATATCAACCCCAAAATTGTTGAAGAAAGAATGGGTCCCTACCACATTCGTGTGATAAATGAACAAGTGGTGAAGCCCAATCCCAGAGATACATTGAGATTCGATGTGACTGTTACCCTTCGacaattttcaatttatgaCTGGCGTCTGCGTCTCATAAGAACCTCAACCTTGTTGGAAACTTCAACATCCATAAGCTTCCAAAGCTTGTTTGAAGATAATCAAGATTTTTTACTATCAGTGTTATCCAACCCAGAATGTTCTCACTACTTCATCCCAAGAAGCTTTGATCAAATATCACGGAATAttgtttccgttgttcaacgaGCCTTGGAGGTTCAGAGCTCCCCTTCTTCGGCTGAGTCTGCAGATTTCGAATGCGAAGGGTTCCCTTTGACTTTAGATATTTTCGTGGACACGCTGGAAAAAGTAGATGAAGGAAGGCTTGCACTAATAGAAGAGGAGTCCATACAGCAAGAGGTCGCAATGATTCCAGCCTCCAATGAAGCCATACACTCCCTGCAAGCGTTCACAGATCCACTCTTCCTCAAGACTGAAAAGTGTAATATTTGCATGGATGAGTTTTATGCTCAAGAGGGTAATGAAGATGATGTCAAGTTATTGTCTTCTTCGTCAATGCCATGCGGTCATGTGTTTCATCATCAATGCATCGTGAAGTGGCTGCAAACCAGTCACACGTGTCCCTTGTGTCGCTACCCTATGCCCTCTGTCCACGACTAG